The Seleniivibrio woodruffii genome window below encodes:
- the thiS gene encoding sulfur carrier protein ThiS, with protein sequence MKIILNGDAVELERAYTISELITKYDMKKETVVVELNGDLPDKATYDDTFTKEGDKIELIRFVGGG encoded by the coding sequence ATGAAAATAATTCTTAACGGTGACGCTGTAGAGCTTGAAAGAGCATATACCATCAGCGAACTGATAACAAAATACGATATGAAAAAAGAGACTGTTGTTGTTGAGCTGAACGGCGACCTGCCGGACAAAGCCACCTATGACGACACCTTCACCAAAGAGGGCGACAAAATCGAACTTATCAGATTTGTCGGCGGGGGCTGA